Proteins from one Trichoplusia ni isolate ovarian cell line Hi5 chromosome 9, tn1, whole genome shotgun sequence genomic window:
- the LOC113497828 gene encoding uncharacterized protein LOC113497828 — protein MTNTYVFCLIALFCCSSLSFARQVPKECAKGPSVWCQDLKRGAACGAVGHCISTVWEKQDEAVTPNEVSTKFIRLFRQLKDVRELINEDYLASRITSECQDVDYPAIASICKDNTAQLQQYINHVLLSETSPETMCKLIGMCNNMKIDNILALNKKISDRSYLPKKHKENLLGGAQCTWGPSYWCSNFSTGRECKATHHCVSRVWSKMSFPEDNDSICKICTDMVTQARDQLQSNETQEELKEVFEGSCRLIPIKVVAKECMKLADDFVPELVETLASQMNPQAVCSVAGLCNNARIDRMLEEFNNQLAVRVECNNCQRTVGVLRKKFDATSYEDFLHGLLQMCGKMSSLSDSCSMLVFKYYENILQAVKKDLTPKSICHVSGQCTYMYHMHDEFTFPTQFTDYKPTDDVPCELCEQLVKHLRDVMVANTTESEFYRVLKGLCKQTGNFKDECLHLAEEYYPMIYKYLVDELKADALCAMIGVCGNKTDVPLAPLIPRELAVTAVPTKLIGTDEAASYNVEKVARVAVPPATSVRVLPDAAPAPLPIERMFVSVPRPQGKAACSFCQYFLHYLQVEISDTKTEDEIFQAVDKACDRLPQSVNDECKQFVTQYGPAVVALLVQNIDPSTICPAIGICPKTEEVRRVDINSEKSNCPLCLFAVEQLETMLKNNHTEDSIRHALDNLCTHLSTKLRTECVDFVDTYTEQLVEMLVANLNAQEICVFLKLCKDEVKDPLKITDSAIRKYHDKPHLRGDRNNFRGKSLLPASMLATTPKKDHDIETNEIFDNTVNGRPMQLASSQKTVCVICEFVLKQIDDEIKDKHNEDEIKKVVHNVCRHMPKSVRADCDQFVEKYADLVISLLAQELDPDQVCQELKLCDATSIASVKEEILDCAVCEAVVAAVRKVLSNDKVDRNIVHIIEKSCSLLPAKYNDRCHMMMEIYGDSVLHLIEEFGTKGVCQKIGLCSASDAAYVHMYREKRN, from the exons GTTTGTCGTTTGCACGACAAGTACCAAAAGAGTGTGCTAAAGGTCCTTCGGTATGGTGCCAGGATCTCAA gcgcggcgcggcgtgcggTGCGGTGGGTCACTGCATTTCCACGGTCTGGGAGAAACAAGACGAGGCTGTCACACCCAATGAGGTGTCAACCAAGTTCATCAGACTGTTCAGACAGTTGAAGGATGTCAGGGAGCTCATTAATGAG GACTACCTAGCATCGCGCATCACCTCAGAATGCCAGGACGTTGACTACCCCGCCATCGCCAGCATCTGCAAGGACAACACCGCGCAGCTGCAGCAGTACATCAACCACGTGCTGTTGTCTGAAACCTCGCCGGAGACCATGTGCAAGCTCATCGGCATGTGCAACAACATGAAGATTGATAACATTCTCGCCTTGAAC AAAAAGATATCGGACAGGTCATACTTGCCCAAGAAACACAAAG aaaaccTGTTGGGTGGTGCCCAATGTACTTGGGGTCCGTCATACTGGTGCAGCAACTTCAG CACTGGCCGCGAATGCAAGGCGACCCACCATTGTGTGTCCCGCGTGTGGTCCAAGATGAGCTTCCCTGAGGACAACGACAGCATCTGCAAGATCTGTACTGACATGGTGACGCAGGCACGAGACCAGCTGCAGAGCAATGAGACACAG GAGGAACTTAAAGAAGTGTTCGAAGGTTCATGCAGGCTGATACCCATTAAGGTAGTGGCTAAGGAGTGCATGAAACTGGCTGATGACTTCGTTCCAGAGTTGGTTGAGACCTTAGCTTCTCAGATGAACCCTCAGGCGGTCTGCTCGGTCGCCGGCCTCTGTAACAACGCCAGGATCGACCGCATGTTGGAGGAATtc AACAACCAATTGGCCGTACGTGTTGAATGCAACAACTGCCAGAGGACTGTCGGCGTGTTGAGGAAGAAGTTCGACGCGACCAGCTATGAAGACTTCCTGCATGGATTATTACAg ATGTGCGGCAAAATGAGTTCTCTATCAGACTCGTGTTCCATGCTCGTCTTCAAATACTACGAGAACATACTGCAGGCTGTCAAGAAGGACCTCACCCCTAAGAGCATCTGCCACGTGAGCGGACAGTGCACGTACATGTACCACATGCACGACGAGTTCACGTTCCCCACGCAGTTCACTGACTACAAACCAACTGA CGATGTGCCTTGCGAGTTGTGCGAACAGCTGGTGAAACATCTGCGTGACGTCATGGTTGCTAACACCACCGAGTCCGAGTTCTACAGGGTGCTTAAAG GTCTATGCAAGCAAACCGGCAACTTCAAAGACGAATGCCTCCACCTCGCCGAGGAATACTACCCAATGATCTACAAGTACTTGGTTGATGAGTTGAAAGCCGACGCTCTGTGCGCCATGATCGGAGTCTGTGGGAACAAGACTGATGTGCCACTAGCGCCGCTGATTCCAAGGGAACTCGCTGTTACCGCTGTACCTACTAAACTGATTGGAACCGATGAGGCGGCCAGTTATAATGTTGAAAAG GTAGCCCGCGTGGCCGTCCCCCCCGCGACCAGTGTCCGCGTGTTGCCGGACGCGGCCCCCGCGCCGCTCCCCATCGAGCGCATGTTCGTGTCGGTCCCGCGGCCGCAGGGCAAGGCTGCCTGCTCCTTCTGCCAGTACTTCCTGCACTACCTGCAGGTCGAGATCAGCGACACTAAGACCGAG GACGAGATCTTCCAAGCAGTGGACAAGGCATGCGACAGACTGCCGCAGTCCGTGAACGACGAGTGCAAGCAGTTCGTGACGCAGTACGGACCTGCCGTCGTCGCCTTGTTGGTGCAGAACATCGACCCCTCTACT ATATGCCCAGCCATCGGCATCTGCCCCAAGACGGAAGAAGTCCGTCGCGTAGACATCAACTCCGAGAAGTCCAACTGCCCGCTGTGCCTGTTCGCCGTCGAACAACTCGAGACTATGCTCAAGAACAACCACACCGAG gaTAGCATCCGCCACGCCCTTGACAACCTCTGCACTCATCTGTCAACCAAACTCCGTACGGAATGCGTCGACTTTGTAGACACATACACGGAACAACTCGTCGAGATGTTAGTCGCTAACCTGAACGCCCAAGAGATATGCGTGTTCCTAAAACTGTGCAAGGATGAAGTAAAAGACCCCTTGAAGATTACCGATAGTGCGATCCGCAAGTACCACGACAAGCCCCATTTGAGAGGAGATAGGAACAACTTCAGAGGCAAGTCCCTCTTGCCCGCCTCCATGCTGGCTACTACACCCAAGAAGGATCATGACATTG AAACGAACGAGATCTTCGACAACACAGTGAACGGCCGTCCAATGCAGCTCGCATCTTCCCAGAAGACTGTCTGCGTCATCTGCGAGTTCGTGCTCAAGCAGATCGATGACGAGATCAAGGACAAGCATAATGAG GACGAAATCAAGAAAGTAGTCCACAACGTGTGCCGCCACATGCCGAAGTCAGTCCGCGCGGACTGCGACCAGTTCGTGGAGAAGTACGCCGACCTCGTGATCTCTCTGCTGGCGCAGGAGCTCGACCCCGACCAGGTCTGCCAGGAACTCAAGCTCTGCGACGCTACCAGCATCGCTAGTGTTAAAG AGGAAATCCTGGACTGCGCTGTATGCGAGGCGGTGGTAGCTGCTGTCCGCAAGGTGCTCAGCAACGACAAGGTGGACCGCAACATCGTACACATCATAGAGAAGTCCTGCTCGCTGCTGCCCGCCAAGTATAACGACAGG TGCCACATGATGATGGAGATCTACGGCGACAGCGTGTTGCACCTGATCGAGGAGTTCGGCACGAAGGGCGTCTGCCAGAAGATCGGGCTCTGCTCCGCCTCCGACGCCGCCTACGTGCACATGTACAGGGAGAAGAGGAACTAA